A segment of the Desulfobacteraceae bacterium genome:
ATCAAGTCGGGCAAAAGCACCTTCGTCAACGCGCTCTTCGGCGGCGACTACTTAAAGCGCGGGGCCGGGGTGGTAACCTCGATCGTCACGCGCATCCGCGCCGGGCGGCGCCTGCGGGCCACTTTGACCTTCAAGTCCTGGGAGGCGGTCAACGCCGACATCGCCCATGCCCTGGCGCTGATCCCCGACCTGGAAGACCTCGCCGCCGAAAACGGCCCCTTCGACCTGCGCCGCGGGCGTGACCGCGCGGCCCTAACCGAGGCGTTGGGCGCCCTGGGAAACGAACAGCTGATCACCAACGACGCCCGCAACGTCAATTTCGTTGTGCTCTCCAGCTACCTCAAGGGCTACGAACGGGTGGCGGGGATTCTCGTGGACGACACCGTCACCCGGGTCTTTGAAGGCGAGCGCTTCGCCACCCACCGCGATTTCGTCGGCGACGAGGCCCTGGCCGGCTACCTCACCGACGTCTCGCTGGAGATCACAGCGCCTGGGCTCGACGAGACCGTCGAGTTCGCCGACTGCCAGGGCAGCGACGCCCCCAACCCCCTGCACCTGGCCATGATCCAGGACTACCTGCTGCTCACCCACCTCATCATCTACGTCATCAGCAGCCGCACCGGCCTGCGCCAGGCGGACATCAAGTTTCTCTCCATCATCCGCCGCATGGGCATCCTCGAGAACATCGTGTTCGTGGTCAACTGCGATTTCAACGAGCACGACACCCCGGCCAACCTCGAGGCCCTGGTGCGCAAGACCCGCGAGGAGCTGGCGCTGCTCAAGCCCGACCCCGAGGTGTTCACCTTCTCGGCCCTCTACAACCTCTTCAAGGCCCAGGCTGCGGCGCTGCCCGAAAAAGACCGCCTGCGGCTGGCCCAGTGGCAGGCCGAAACCGGCTTCAGCGAAGCCTCCGACGCCCAGACTGCCGCGTTCATGAGCCACCTCCGGGAAAAGTTATCCCGGGAGCGCCACAGCCTGCTGCTCCAAAACGAGCTGGAGCGGCTGGCGGTGGTGGCCGCGGGGCTGAACAACCGGGTCGCGCTCACCCGCGACCTGCTGGGCCGCGACGCCAAGAGCGCCGAGGCGGTGATGGATAAAATCGGCCTCAACTGCGAGCAGATGGCGCGGGTGGCAGGCCTCATCCGCAGCACCCTGGACGGCGCGGCGCAAAAGATCAAGGCCGAGCTGCGAAACGACGTCGACCGCCTGCTGGACCCCGGCTCCGGGCCGGTGGTGACGGGGATCCTGGGGTTCATCCGCAAGTACGCGCTGGGCGACACCGGCCGCCATCTGGAGGCAATCGGGAAGACCGGCTTCAACCCGGTGCTCTACACGGTCTTCCAGGAGTTCAAGCAGGCCCTGGACGGGTACATGGCCGAGTCCGTCAACCCCGAGATCATCCGCTTCGTGCGCGAGTTGGAGGTCAAGATCCGGGGCTATCTCGAGTCGGTCGCCGGGCCCTACGACGCCATGGTCCAGGACGCCCTGACGGCTTACGGGGAGGCCATGGACGGCTTCGGGATCCGGCTGGATCTGGCCGCCGGCAAACGGGTGGAGATGACCGCGCTGGAGGCCGTCAAGAAAAGCGTCGGGCTGAGCCTGCCGCCGGCCGTGGTGGGCATCCCGTACAGCGCCAAAATCAAGACCGAGGCCACCGTGCGCCTGGGGCTTTACCGGATGATTCGCCTGGCCCGGCGGCTGCTGAAACGGCCGCTGCGCGGCGAAGGCCACGAAAAGATTCGGGCGCTGGAAGACGGCCTGCTGCGGCTCAAGCGCGAGACCGAGGCGGTGATCCGCTTTCACTTCAAGGACTACCGCGAAAATCTCAAGTACCAGTACCTCTTCAAGCTGGTGGACGCCCTGGCCGGCGACCTCTACGCCCTCCTGATGAACCGCTTCCAGGCCTACACGGCCGATAGCGCCCAGCTGGCCGAACTGATCGGCAGCAAACAAAGCGACAAGCA
Coding sequences within it:
- a CDS encoding dynamin family protein, translating into METHQAFKEELIEITRAARDLLETGARVPGIAPQVFAEWAQTTAEIRTRLSEEILRVAVVGPIKSGKSTFVNALFGGDYLKRGAGVVTSIVTRIRAGRRLRATLTFKSWEAVNADIAHALALIPDLEDLAAENGPFDLRRGRDRAALTEALGALGNEQLITNDARNVNFVVLSSYLKGYERVAGILVDDTVTRVFEGERFATHRDFVGDEALAGYLTDVSLEITAPGLDETVEFADCQGSDAPNPLHLAMIQDYLLLTHLIIYVISSRTGLRQADIKFLSIIRRMGILENIVFVVNCDFNEHDTPANLEALVRKTREELALLKPDPEVFTFSALYNLFKAQAAALPEKDRLRLAQWQAETGFSEASDAQTAAFMSHLREKLSRERHSLLLQNELERLAVVAAGLNNRVALTRDLLGRDAKSAEAVMDKIGLNCEQMARVAGLIRSTLDGAAQKIKAELRNDVDRLLDPGSGPVVTGILGFIRKYALGDTGRHLEAIGKTGFNPVLYTVFQEFKQALDGYMAESVNPEIIRFVRELEVKIRGYLESVAGPYDAMVQDALTAYGEAMDGFGIRLDLAAGKRVEMTALEAVKKSVGLSLPPAVVGIPYSAKIKTEATVRLGLYRMIRLARRLLKRPLRGEGHEKIRALEDGLLRLKRETEAVIRFHFKDYRENLKYQYLFKLVDALAGDLYALLMNRFQAYTADSAQLAELIGSKQSDKQTALERLGELAAASADLNERIARLRAALAAGV